The Bacillus xiapuensis genome window below encodes:
- the merR gene encoding Hg(II)-responsive transcriptional regulator codes for MIYRIGEFADKCGVNKETIRYYERKNLLKEPSRTKTGYRLYSDYDVKRVGFIKRIQELGFSLGEIYKLLGVVDKDEVRCQDMFEFVSRKQEEVQKQIEDLKRIETMLGDLKQRCPDEKQLHACPIIETLT; via the coding sequence GTGATTTATCGCATTGGTGAGTTTGCAGATAAATGTGGAGTTAACAAAGAGACGATTAGATATTACGAACGAAAAAATTTACTAAAGGAACCTTCCCGAACAAAAACTGGTTATCGTTTATATTCAGATTATGACGTTAAGCGTGTAGGATTCATCAAGCGAATACAAGAGCTTGGTTTTTCTTTAGGTGAAATCTACAAGTTACTTGGAGTTGTAGATAAAGATGAAGTCCGTTGCCAAGATATGTTTGAATTTGTTTCTAGAAAACAAGAGGAAGTTCAAAAGCAAATAGAGGATTTAAAACGAATTGAAACTATGTTAGGTGACTTGAAACAACGATGTCCTGATGAAAAGCAATTACATGCGTGTCCAATAATAGAAACTTTAACATGA
- a CDS encoding arsenic metallochaperone ArsD family protein translates to MMKKVEMFDPAKCCSTGVCGPSVDPDLTRVASAVYSLEQKGVTGNAAQNVLINMSFKEVFNLSGGNKNYQSFKKGKQ, encoded by the coding sequence ATGATGAAAAAGGTAGAAATGTTTGACCCAGCAAAATGTTGTTCTACAGGTGTTTGTGGACCGAGTGTCGATCCAGATTTAACTAGAGTTGCATCAGCTGTTTATTCCCTTGAACAAAAGGGTGTTACTGGTAATGCGGCTCAGAATGTATTAATTAATATGAGTTTTAAAGAGGTATTTAACCTGTCTGGTGGGAATAAGAATTATCAGAGTTTTAAAAAGGGAAAACAATAA
- a CDS encoding nucleotidyltransferase family protein encodes MSENGDDNMLSKQAILDELSKNLNTWRDKHGVKRVGLFGSYSRDEQKESSDIDVIVEFNDSDLSFDNYMDLKISLEDHFQKPIDLVILNDIKPALKSEFLLTTTFVEEGK; translated from the coding sequence ATGTCGGAAAATGGTGATGATAATATGTTATCGAAACAAGCAATCCTTGATGAATTATCAAAAAACCTAAATACTTGGAGAGATAAACACGGTGTTAAGCGAGTTGGTTTGTTTGGTTCTTACAGCCGCGATGAACAAAAAGAATCCAGTGATATTGATGTAATAGTAGAATTTAACGACTCGGATTTATCTTTTGATAATTACATGGACTTAAAAATAAGCCTAGAAGATCACTTTCAGAAGCCGATAGATTTAGTCATATTAAATGATATTAAACCTGCTTTAAAGTCAGAGTTTCTATTGACTACTACATTTGTAGAAGAGGGAAAATAA
- the arsC gene encoding arsenate reductase (thioredoxin), translated as MAKKTIYFLCTGNSCRSQMAEGWAKKYLGDEWEVRSAGIEAHGLNPNAVKAMKEAGIDISVQKSETIDQEFLNNATLAVTLCGDAKDRCPVTPPHVKREHWGFDDPAKAEGTEEEIWKVFQRVRDEIGERIKRFAETGE; from the coding sequence ATGGCTAAAAAAACAATTTATTTCTTATGTACAGGGAACTCATGCCGTAGTCAAATGGCAGAGGGATGGGCGAAAAAATATCTCGGAGATGAATGGGAAGTTAGAAGTGCAGGGATTGAGGCACATGGACTAAACCCAAATGCGGTAAAAGCAATGAAGGAAGCTGGAATTGATATTTCTGTTCAAAAATCGGAAACCATTGATCAAGAATTTTTAAATAACGCAACATTGGCGGTAACATTATGTGGAGATGCCAAAGACCGCTGTCCAGTGACACCACCTCATGTAAAACGTGAACATTGGGGCTTTGACGATCCAGCCAAGGCTGAAGGTACGGAAGAAGAAATTTGGAAAGTGTTTCAGCGCGTTCGTGATGAAATAGGTGAACGGATTAAGCGATTTGCTGAAACAGGTGAATAA
- the merA gene encoding mercury(II) reductase, which translates to MNKYKVNIEGMTCTGCEKHVESALESIGAKNTEANFRRGEVVFELPNGIEVESAKRAINEANYQTGEIEELLQQENVVLGTKGNYDLLIIGSGGAAFSAAIKAIEYGAKVGMIERGTIGGTCVNIGCVPSKTLLRAGEINHLAKINPFIGLQTSAGEVELAPLIKQKNELVSELRNQKYVDLIDEYGFDLIEGEASFVDENTIEVNGTKLSAKRFLIATGASPSIPSISGLNKVDYLTSTTLFELKKVPKRLTVIGSGYIGIELGQLFHHLGSEVTLIQRSERLLKEYDPEISETVEKMLIEQGIHLIKGATYECVEQDGEIKKVYLTVNSKKKVVESEQLLIATGRKPNTDSLNLRAAGVDVGKQKEILINEFAQTSNEKIYAAGDVTLGPQFVYVAAYEGGVVADNADGGLNKKIDLSVVPSVIFTNPSIATVGLTEEQAKEKGYEVKTSVLPLDAVPRAIVNRETTGVFKLVADAKTLKVLGVHIVAENAGDVIYAATLAVKFGLTVEDLKESFAPYLTSAEGIKLAALTFDKDVSKLSCCAG; encoded by the coding sequence ATGAATAAATATAAGGTAAATATTGAAGGAATGACTTGTACAGGCTGTGAAAAACACGTAGAGTCAGCACTTGAAAGTATAGGTGCTAAAAATACTGAAGCAAATTTCCGTCGCGGTGAAGTAGTATTTGAATTGCCTAATGGTATAGAGGTTGAAAGTGCAAAAAGGGCAATTAACGAAGCAAATTATCAAACTGGAGAAATTGAAGAGTTACTACAACAAGAAAATGTGGTGTTAGGTACTAAAGGTAATTATGATCTTCTTATTATTGGTTCTGGTGGTGCAGCTTTTTCTGCTGCAATTAAAGCTATTGAATACGGTGCAAAAGTTGGAATGATTGAGCGTGGAACGATTGGAGGGACCTGTGTGAATATTGGCTGTGTTCCATCCAAGACCCTTCTTAGAGCAGGGGAAATCAATCATTTAGCTAAGATAAATCCGTTTATAGGTTTACAAACATCTGCTGGAGAAGTGGAATTGGCTCCTTTAATCAAGCAAAAGAACGAATTAGTGAGTGAACTTCGGAATCAAAAATATGTCGATTTAATAGACGAATATGGATTTGATTTAATTGAGGGAGAAGCAAGCTTTGTTGATGAAAATACAATTGAGGTAAATGGAACAAAACTTTCTGCAAAACGCTTTTTAATTGCAACAGGGGCCTCTCCTTCTATCCCATCGATTTCTGGACTTAATAAAGTTGATTATTTAACAAGTACAACGCTATTTGAATTAAAGAAAGTTCCAAAACGTTTAACGGTGATAGGTTCAGGATATATTGGGATTGAGCTTGGGCAACTCTTCCATCATTTAGGTTCAGAAGTAACACTTATACAAAGAAGTGAGCGATTATTAAAAGAGTATGACCCGGAAATTTCTGAAACAGTAGAAAAAATGTTAATCGAACAGGGTATACACCTTATCAAAGGAGCAACATATGAGTGTGTCGAACAAGATGGGGAGATAAAAAAGGTTTATCTAACTGTAAACAGTAAGAAAAAAGTCGTTGAATCAGAGCAGTTACTTATTGCAACAGGAAGAAAACCAAATACGGATTCTTTAAATTTACGTGCTGCAGGTGTTGATGTTGGAAAACAAAAGGAAATACTGATAAATGAATTTGCTCAAACAAGTAATGAAAAGATTTATGCAGCAGGAGATGTGACATTAGGACCGCAATTTGTGTATGTAGCAGCCTATGAAGGTGGAGTTGTTGCAGATAATGCAGATGGTGGATTAAATAAAAAAATAGATTTATCCGTTGTTCCAAGCGTTATATTTACAAATCCATCGATTGCAACAGTTGGTTTAACGGAAGAACAAGCAAAAGAAAAAGGCTATGAAGTAAAAACATCAGTATTACCGTTAGATGCAGTCCCAAGAGCGATAGTAAATAGGGAAACAACAGGTGTATTTAAACTTGTAGCTGATGCAAAAACGTTAAAAGTATTAGGGGTTCATATCGTAGCTGAAAATGCAGGAGATGTGATTTATGCAGCGACATTAGCCGTTAAATTTGGCTTAACCGTAGAGGATTTAAAAGAAAGCTTTGCTCCATATTTAACATCGGCAGAGGGAATAAAATTAGCTGCCCTTACATTTGATAAGGATGTATCAAAATTATCTTGTTGTGCAGGATAA